A part of Aricia agestis chromosome 13, ilAriAges1.1, whole genome shotgun sequence genomic DNA contains:
- the LOC121733404 gene encoding dnaJ homolog subfamily C member 28, producing MDLQSQWFIIIMIRNYYRSTLLKMKAQMQSYKLVSINLFLKRSIATKKLQEKLEDSYKTLNIPVYSKQEVARQAFLDLAKKYHPDSCSSEADIEKFVAVENAFRAISKYNTGSSNSEEVETIVYNIKHTAPQHRQYLSFEGVGHGTPSQRQKQWVQARAQKAATNVMEHRISKAVASDKTLMKKGGTKKHDIKTKYGFDRLVEDLIQESMSKGEFENLSGKGKPLKDQNRNPYVDFTTHKLNEVLINNGFTPEWITMNKEIEQDIELLKEEIKKDRMFLGRYPLSDSDSAKWQKIYDSNKDLANSINIKINTYNLIVPLLNKQRLHVDFDKISNDILINGLHSVAKTIKETSKPDQQIVTEGDDIIGVILKAIGELFSFKDKKKDVN from the exons ATGGAT TTGCAAAGCCAatggtttattattataatgatacgCAATTATTATAGGAGTacgttattaaaaatgaaagcACAAATGCAAAGTTATAAGTTAGTCTCcataaatttgtttttaaagcGATCGATAGCCACAAAGAAATTGCAAGAAAAGCTGGAG GATAGTTATAAAACGCTAAACATACCAGTATATTCAAAACAAGAAGTGGCTCGCCAAGCATTCTTAGATCTTGCCAAAAAGTACCATCCAGATTCTTGTTCGTCTGAGGCAGATATAGAGAAGTTTGTCGCCGTAGAAAATGCGTTTCGTGCGATATCGAAGTACAACACTGGATCATCTAACAGTGAGGAGGTGGAGACGATTGTTTACAACATAaag CATACGGCACCACAACATCGTCAGTATTTAAGTTTTGAGGGTGTCGGACATGGAACCCCTTCGCAACGTCAGAAACAGTGGGTGCAGGCAAGAGCCCAAAAAGCCGCTACTAATGTTATGGAGCACAGAATATCTAAGGCAGTTGCCTCAGACAAAACACTTATGAAGAAAGGTGGTACAAAGAAACATGATATCAAAACAAAATATGGGTTTGATAGATTAGTTGAGGATTTGATACAGGAATCTATGTCTAAAGGAGAGTTTGAAAACCTTAGTGGCAAGGGAAAAcctctgaaagaccaaaatagAAACCCGTATGTGGATTTTACAACACATAAGTTAAATGAG GTGCTAATCAACAATGGATTCACACCAGAATGGATAACAATGAACAAAGAAATAGAACAAGATATAGAGCTCCTCAAGGAAGAGATTAAAAAGGACCGCATGTTTTTGGGTAGATATCCACTCAGCGACAGTGACAGTGCTAAGTGGCAGAAGATATACGATAGTAACAAAGACCTAGCCAACTcgataaacataaaaataaacacttaTAACCTTATTGTTCCCCTACTCAATAAGCAGAGGTTACATGTAGATTTTGATAAGATTTCTAATGATATACTCATAAATGGTTTACATTCTGTGGCTAAAACTATTAAAGAAACATCAAAACCTGACCAGCAAATAGTAACAGAGGGTGATGATATAATAGGAGTGATATTGAAAGCTATAGGAGAACTATTCTCTTTCAAAGATAAGAAGAAAGATGTTAATTAG